The nucleotide sequence GTCGACCGCTCCATTCTGAAAGGCAAGACCGCGGCGGTCGACCGTAAAGATCGACCGCTCCTTTCTGAAAGGCAAGACCGCGGCGGTCGAGATAAATCTCGACCGCTCCCATTCTCTTAACTAAGTATTTTGGTGACCATCGTGCGGAGGCGCGGGTCGGCCGGCATCGATGCGTCGGGGACGTGCACGTCGCCCGCGTGCTTGCCGAAATCGTAGGCGACCTTCGCCGCGCTTTGGCGCAGATTGTCGAGAGAGTAGCCGCCTTCAAGTATGAACGCAAGCGCGGCGCGGTGCTCTTCTGCCACGCTGCCGATGAGCGCGCAAAGCGCATCGACCGCGCGCGGAGCGACAGGAAGGCCGGCGATCGGATCGCCTGCGAGAAAATCGAACCCGGCCGAGACGAGGATCGCCCTCGGTTTCAGCTTCGCAGCGAGCGGCGGAAGCAGCGCCGCCCATACGGCGATGAAATCATCGGTCATCGTCGACAGCGGCAGCGGGATGTCGACGACGAATCCGTTGTCGACGATCTGCGACTCGGAGAACGCGCCGGTTCCCGGGTACGCCGGATACGCATGCGTCGAGATGAAGCCGATCGGGGCACCTCCGTCGCTGAGCGCGTGCTCGACCCACGCCTGCGTGCCGTTGCCATGATGGTAGTCGAAATCGACGATGAGCGTCGCTCCGAGCCGCTCGCGCGCCGCCTGCGCGGCGACGGCGATATTGTTGAAGACGCAAAAGCCCATGCCGCGTGCCGGCTCGGCGTGATGGCCGGGCGGTCGGACAATCGCGAGCGACGGCTGGCCGGATGCGGCGAGATCGAGGGCGCGCAGAGCGCCTCCCGCGGCGAGCAGCGCGATATCGAACGATACGTTGGCGACGATCGTGTCGCCGGTCGGCAACTGCGCGACGGCTTCGTCGCCGGCCGGGATCGATGCGCAATAGCGCTCGACGAGATCGACGTAGCGGCGATCGTGAACCGCGGTGATCGCAGATGCCGACGCAGCCGACGGCTCCAAGAACGTATCAGAAGAAAGGCCGCCGGCTTCGAGACCCTCGACAAATGCGGACAACCGAGCGGCCCGCTCTGGATGACCCGCCCCGGTCATATGGCGCGTGTAGCGCGGATCGTAGACGACGGTGAGCATGGGCGACCGGAGCTAGGTCACAAGCCGTCGACGATCAGCCGCCGAGCTGCTTGATGTACGCCTTGGCCTTGTTCGTCGCTTGGCCTTTGGGCACGAGCGCGACGAACTGCTTGTACGCAGCGACCGCGCCCTTCTTGTCGCCCATCTGGCGCAGCGTATCGCCGAGCACGTACCACAGCTGGAAGTCCGGATGCTCTTTCGTCTGATGCGATGCGAGCGCTTCGAAGGCGTCGCGAGCGTCCTTATAGTCTTTCAGGTTGTAGTACGCGAGCCCGAGGTTGAAGAGCGCAGCGTATTGATGATCGATCGCGAACGAGCGCTGGAACTCGTCGCGCGCTTGCGCCCACTGATTTTCCGCGGCGTAGGCCTGACCGAGCCAGAAGAGGGATTCGGGATTCGTCGGGTCCGCGTTGACGAGCGCCGATAGCTTGTCGACCGCCTTCACGGGTTGCTTCAAGCCGAGCAAGTATACTTGCGCCGCAGAGAAGAGCGTCTGCGGATCGCCGGGCGCGAGCACGAGCGCGCTCTCGTATTCCGCGGCCGCCAGCTTGAAGTTGTTCGAGCGCCGATCCCAGTCGCCCTGAAGCACGAGCGGCTCGGGCGACTTCGGATGGTCCTTGATCGCCTGCGCGAACGCGCCGCGCGCTTCGGTCGCCATCTTCTTCGACACGTAGAACTCGGCGAGGTCGTCCTCGGCACGTACGTCGTCGGGCGTCAGCTTGATGATCTGCTGCAGTATCGCGACCGCACCCGGCGTGTCGCCCTTGACCGATAGAGCGTCCGCTTTCGCGCTCAACGCCTGGACGTCGTTGGGACTCGTCGCGAGAATCGTTTGGAACTCGGCGATCGCCGCGTCGGCGTCCGGCTTTTTCTGCCCGAGGTACGAACGGCCGATGAGTATCTTCGCGCGCTCGTCGGTCGGATCGATGGCGACCGCCTTCTGCAGCGTCTGTCGGCCGAGATCGAATTTGCCTTGATCGAGCTGTACGGTGCCGAGCGCCTCGTAGCCGAACGCCTCTTTCGGGAACAGCGTAATGGCGCTGTTCGCGATGCGCTGCGCATCGTCGATGCGGCCCATCTGTAAGTACGTGTCGGATAAGTTCGACAACACCGCTTCGTTCGCCGGATCGTACATGCGCGATTGTTCGAATGCCGCCGCGGCGTCGGGCACGTCGTTGAGCTCGCGGTCGGCCAGCCCGATGTAGAACCAGGTCTGCGCGTCTTCGAGCCCGAGGCTTCGCGCGGTCTCGAGCTCGTCGCGGCCTTGGCTCGGGTTGCCCGTCGAGACGAGGAGGACGCCGAGCTCCGCGTGCGCCTCCCGGTCGTTCGGGTTATCGTGGACGGTCTGCGTGAGGGTCGCGATCCGCTCTTGCGGCGTCGGTGTCGGCGATTCCGATGGCGACGGGCTAGGCGCAGGCGACCCGTGCGGCCGTGCTGAGGCGGGACCGCCGCCTTGGGCGAGCAGCAGCAACGCTGCGAACACCGCGCAGACGAGCGCTGCTATCGAGATCGGACGCAACGAGGTCTCCTTGTCGACGGCCGCACTGTCTGGCCGCTGCGCATGCCGCATGGTGGATGAACGATCAGGCGCCCCCTTTACGTTCCTTCACGAGTGCGGTCAGGGCGGGCACGATCTGGAACAGGTCGCCGACGACCCCGAAGTCGCAAAATTCGAAGATCGGGGCGTTCGGGTCTTTGTTGATCGCCACGATGAGCCCCGAACTGCGCATTCCCACCTTGTGCTGGATCGCCCCGGAAATGCCGACGGCGATGTACAGCTGC is from Candidatus Eremiobacteraceae bacterium and encodes:
- a CDS encoding histone deacetylase, which encodes MLTVVYDPRYTRHMTGAGHPERAARLSAFVEGLEAGGLSSDTFLEPSAASASAITAVHDRRYVDLVERYCASIPAGDEAVAQLPTGDTIVANVSFDIALLAAGGALRALDLAASGQPSLAIVRPPGHHAEPARGMGFCVFNNIAVAAQAARERLGATLIVDFDYHHGNGTQAWVEHALSDGGAPIGFISTHAYPAYPGTGAFSESQIVDNGFVVDIPLPLSTMTDDFIAVWAALLPPLAAKLKPRAILVSAGFDFLAGDPIAGLPVAPRAVDALCALIGSVAEEHRAALAFILEGGYSLDNLRQSAAKVAYDFGKHAGDVHVPDASMPADPRLRTMVTKILS
- a CDS encoding tetratricopeptide repeat protein, translated to MRHAQRPDSAAVDKETSLRPISIAALVCAVFAALLLLAQGGGPASARPHGSPAPSPSPSESPTPTPQERIATLTQTVHDNPNDREAHAELGVLLVSTGNPSQGRDELETARSLGLEDAQTWFYIGLADRELNDVPDAAAAFEQSRMYDPANEAVLSNLSDTYLQMGRIDDAQRIANSAITLFPKEAFGYEALGTVQLDQGKFDLGRQTLQKAVAIDPTDERAKILIGRSYLGQKKPDADAAIAEFQTILATSPNDVQALSAKADALSVKGDTPGAVAILQQIIKLTPDDVRAEDDLAEFYVSKKMATEARGAFAQAIKDHPKSPEPLVLQGDWDRRSNNFKLAAAEYESALVLAPGDPQTLFSAAQVYLLGLKQPVKAVDKLSALVNADPTNPESLFWLGQAYAAENQWAQARDEFQRSFAIDHQYAALFNLGLAYYNLKDYKDARDAFEALASHQTKEHPDFQLWYVLGDTLRQMGDKKGAVAAYKQFVALVPKGQATNKAKAYIKQLGG